A stretch of the Arthrobacter sp. PAMC 25486 genome encodes the following:
- a CDS encoding amino acid ABC transporter permease has protein sequence MSSVLFDVPGPKARTRNVYLNAVTLIVVVGIIAFILFRFYQSGQFTAQKWEVFTFPLVQETFLKAIGATLSAFAVGAVGSLVLGIVLAFGRLADSKWLSLPCYWFTEVFRAVPLLILMMIMYYGLPSAGVKGITPFIAVVVGLILYNGSVLAEVFRAGIESLPKGQREAGLAIGLTNGQALRSILLPQAIRAMLPVIISQLVVIMKDTALGFLITYNEILYYSAVLGSQGDFGFPVVPALMVAAVIYVGLCLILSGVAKFTEYKMSSRVKVVKAKVGIAG, from the coding sequence ATGAGTTCAGTCCTTTTTGACGTTCCCGGTCCCAAAGCCCGCACACGCAACGTCTATCTAAACGCCGTCACGCTCATTGTGGTGGTCGGCATCATTGCCTTTATCTTGTTCCGATTCTACCAATCGGGGCAGTTCACAGCCCAGAAGTGGGAAGTCTTCACCTTCCCGCTCGTTCAGGAGACCTTCCTGAAGGCCATCGGGGCCACGCTGAGTGCCTTCGCCGTTGGCGCCGTTGGCAGCCTGGTGCTGGGCATCGTCCTTGCCTTCGGCCGCCTTGCCGATAGCAAGTGGCTCAGCCTGCCGTGCTACTGGTTCACGGAAGTGTTCCGTGCGGTGCCACTGCTGATCCTGATGATGATCATGTACTACGGCCTCCCCTCTGCCGGTGTCAAGGGCATCACGCCCTTCATCGCCGTCGTTGTGGGGTTGATCCTGTACAACGGATCGGTCCTGGCCGAGGTGTTCCGCGCCGGCATAGAGTCGCTGCCCAAGGGACAGCGCGAAGCCGGCCTGGCCATCGGCCTCACAAATGGACAGGCGCTGCGCAGCATCCTGCTGCCGCAGGCCATCCGCGCCATGCTGCCGGTCATCATCTCGCAGCTCGTGGTCATCATGAAGGACACCGCGCTGGGCTTCCTGATCACGTACAACGAGATCCTTTACTACTCGGCGGTCCTTGGCTCGCAGGGCGATTTTGGATTCCCCGTGGTGCCGGCGCTCATGGTCGCGGCGGTCATCTACGTGGGGCTCTGCTTGATCCTCTCTGGTGTGGCCAAGTTCACCGAGTACAAGATGTCCTCGCGTGTGAAGGTCGTCAAGGCCAAGGTCGGCATCGCCGGCTAG
- a CDS encoding glutamate ABC transporter substrate-binding protein: MTGCGGDTGGGGTEGAGGGGDAAGLSFDVAKDVALTGSPTFDAIKSSGKITIGVKEDQPGLGYFNAATGVRSGFDIEIATWMAASLGVAADKIDFKPIPSANRESALANGDVDLYVGTYSITDKRKKLVDFAGPYFVTGQGLLVAKDNTDITSEKDLAGKKVCSATGSTPIQNIRDNFPEATPVEFDIYSKCVDALKSGTVDAVTTDQAILLGFASQEPDKLKVVGEPFTTENYGIGLPLGDTALQTFLNTTLTDGNATWTKIFDATLGKSGTKVEQPAVEK; this comes from the coding sequence ATGACGGGCTGTGGCGGCGATACCGGCGGCGGCGGCACTGAAGGAGCTGGCGGCGGGGGCGACGCAGCCGGCCTGAGCTTTGATGTTGCCAAGGATGTTGCCCTGACCGGCAGCCCCACCTTTGATGCGATCAAGTCCTCCGGCAAGATCACCATCGGTGTCAAGGAAGACCAGCCCGGCCTGGGCTACTTCAACGCCGCCACGGGCGTGCGCAGCGGTTTCGACATTGAAATAGCCACTTGGATGGCAGCCTCACTGGGCGTTGCCGCTGACAAGATCGACTTCAAGCCCATTCCTTCGGCAAACCGCGAGTCCGCACTCGCCAACGGCGACGTGGACCTGTACGTGGGCACCTACTCCATCACGGATAAGCGCAAGAAGCTCGTTGACTTTGCCGGCCCCTACTTCGTCACAGGTCAGGGCCTGCTGGTGGCCAAGGACAACACGGACATCACGAGCGAAAAGGACCTGGCCGGCAAGAAGGTCTGCTCCGCTACCGGTTCAACCCCCATCCAGAACATCCGGGACAACTTTCCGGAGGCGACCCCGGTGGAGTTCGATATCTACTCCAAGTGTGTGGATGCGCTCAAGTCCGGCACCGTTGATGCAGTGACCACCGACCAGGCCATCCTGTTGGGCTTCGCTTCCCAGGAACCTGACAAGCTGAAGGTTGTTGGCGAGCCGTTCACCACGGAGAACTACGGCATCGGCCTGCCCCTTGGCGACACCGCACTGCAGACGTTCCTGAACACCACACTCACGGACGGCAACGCCACGTGGACCAAGATCTTCGATGCCACCCTGGGCAAGTCAGGCACCAAGGTTGAGCAGCCTGCAGTTGAGAAGTAG
- a CDS encoding molybdopterin-dependent oxidoreductase: protein MAKGSPARQGPVSDGSVRDGRVKRGAGRGAVAGVASAALLFAVAELLSAFFGPASSPFTAVGSTFIDFTPAWLKDFAIATFGSNDKTVLLIAMALVAAAASAMIGLVAGTSLRAANLIVLVAALAMAACVLTRSGAGAVDVLPLAAGTAAGIWVLRLLTEAAGEAAGSTSPASPPHPASPTHPAFPTIPSQQQASPSRRAFLLRSAAVAGAAVVLGLGGALLSRTRTKVKAVREALKLPAPFTTAPPLPAGVQASVAGVVPFVTPANDFYRIDTALVAPEVDPSGWSLRVHGMVEAEFTMGFDELLASDLVEAYVTLACVSNEVGGNLVGNAKWLGLPLREVLARAKPLPGADMVLSTSVDGFTASTPLPVLQDGRAALLAVGMNGEPLPVDHGFPVRMVVPGLYGYVSATKWVVDLELTTFALQTAYWTSRGWSSHGPVKTASRIEVPSDGARLAAGRVALGGSAWAQTRGISKVEIQLDGGSWQPAQLAGEASVDTWRQWSFMWNDAPAGNHTARVRSYDASGALQVREEAPPAPDGATGWHTVSFTLS from the coding sequence GTGGCGAAAGGTTCCCCGGCCAGGCAGGGCCCGGTCAGTGACGGCTCTGTCAGGGACGGCAGGGTGAAGCGTGGCGCAGGGCGGGGTGCCGTGGCCGGCGTGGCCAGCGCAGCCCTGCTCTTTGCCGTCGCGGAACTGCTCTCGGCGTTCTTTGGCCCCGCATCCTCACCCTTCACGGCAGTGGGCTCCACCTTCATCGACTTCACCCCGGCGTGGTTGAAGGACTTCGCCATCGCAACGTTTGGCAGCAACGACAAAACCGTTCTTCTCATCGCCATGGCACTTGTCGCCGCAGCAGCGTCGGCGATGATTGGCCTGGTGGCCGGGACGTCGCTGCGCGCCGCCAACCTGATTGTCCTGGTTGCCGCACTGGCCATGGCCGCCTGCGTCCTGACCCGCAGCGGTGCCGGCGCCGTCGACGTGCTCCCCCTCGCAGCTGGCACCGCGGCAGGGATCTGGGTGCTGCGCCTGCTCACGGAAGCCGCGGGGGAAGCCGCGGGATCCACCAGCCCGGCCAGCCCACCCCATCCCGCCAGCCCCACGCACCCAGCGTTCCCCACCATCCCCAGCCAGCAGCAGGCCAGCCCGAGCCGGCGCGCTTTTTTGCTGAGGTCGGCCGCGGTGGCGGGTGCCGCCGTCGTGCTTGGCTTGGGCGGGGCGCTGCTCTCACGCACCAGGACGAAGGTCAAAGCCGTAAGGGAAGCGCTGAAACTGCCGGCACCCTTCACAACGGCGCCGCCCCTGCCGGCCGGTGTCCAGGCGTCTGTTGCCGGGGTGGTGCCGTTTGTGACGCCGGCCAACGACTTTTACCGGATCGACACAGCCCTGGTCGCCCCGGAAGTGGACCCGTCCGGCTGGTCGCTGCGGGTGCATGGAATGGTGGAGGCGGAATTCACCATGGGCTTTGATGAGCTGCTGGCGTCGGATCTCGTCGAGGCCTATGTGACGCTGGCGTGCGTGTCCAATGAGGTCGGCGGGAACCTGGTCGGCAATGCCAAATGGCTCGGCCTGCCGCTGCGCGAGGTGCTGGCCCGCGCCAAACCACTGCCGGGAGCCGACATGGTCCTGTCCACCAGCGTCGACGGTTTCACGGCCTCCACTCCCCTGCCCGTGCTGCAGGACGGGCGCGCCGCCCTCCTCGCCGTCGGCATGAACGGGGAGCCGCTGCCGGTGGACCACGGATTCCCGGTGCGCATGGTGGTGCCCGGCCTGTACGGATATGTCTCCGCCACCAAGTGGGTTGTGGACCTTGAGCTGACCACCTTCGCCCTCCAAACCGCGTACTGGACGTCCCGCGGCTGGTCCTCCCACGGCCCGGTCAAGACGGCGTCGCGCATCGAGGTCCCGTCCGACGGCGCCCGGCTGGCAGCAGGGCGGGTGGCTCTCGGCGGCAGTGCCTGGGCCCAGACTCGGGGCATCTCCAAGGTGGAAATCCAGCTCGACGGCGGATCCTGGCAGCCGGCGCAGCTCGCTGGGGAAGCGTCGGTGGACACATGGCGGCAATGGTCCTTCATGTGGAACGATGCCCCGGCCGGGAACCACACCGCCCGCGTCCGCTCCTATGACGCCTCGGGTGCGCTGCAGGTGCGGGAGGAAGCACCGCCGGCACCGGACGGTGCCACCGGTTGGCACACCGTCAGCTTCACACTTTCCTGA
- the dapD gene encoding 2,3,4,5-tetrahydropyridine-2,6-dicarboxylate N-succinyltransferase, translating into MTDAPAASNRSAHGHGLATITTSGEVLDVWFPAPALGLAAGALGDTPDADPALAALAEAGSDADRDVHQSVVFAQVNLDAEPADTVDAYLRLHLLSHRLVAPNSINLDGIFGKLNNVVWTNFGPAAVDGFELTRAKLRRRGPVTVYSVDKFPRMVDYVVPSGVRVGDADRVRLGAHLAEGTTVMHEGFVNFNAGTLGTSMVEGRISAGVVVGHGTDVGGGASIMGTLSGGGVARVALGERVLLGANSGVGISIGDDSVVEAGLYVTAGTRVRVLGPKNDDGEETTVIVKASELSGVPNLLFRRNSTSGGVEVLPRKGSTVALNESLHAN; encoded by the coding sequence ATGACCGACGCCCCAGCTGCCAGCAATCGTTCCGCCCATGGCCACGGACTTGCCACCATCACCACATCCGGCGAAGTACTCGACGTGTGGTTCCCCGCCCCTGCCCTCGGCCTGGCCGCGGGCGCACTCGGTGACACCCCGGATGCCGATCCGGCACTGGCCGCCCTCGCCGAAGCCGGCAGCGACGCCGACCGTGACGTGCACCAGAGCGTGGTATTCGCCCAGGTGAACCTCGACGCCGAACCCGCCGACACGGTCGACGCCTACCTCCGCCTGCACCTGCTCTCGCACCGCCTGGTGGCACCGAACAGCATCAATCTCGACGGCATTTTCGGCAAGCTGAACAACGTGGTGTGGACCAACTTTGGCCCGGCCGCCGTCGACGGTTTCGAACTGACGCGCGCCAAGCTGCGCCGCCGCGGCCCCGTCACCGTCTACTCGGTGGACAAGTTCCCGCGCATGGTTGACTACGTTGTCCCGTCTGGGGTGCGCGTGGGCGACGCCGACCGCGTCCGCCTCGGCGCCCACCTGGCCGAGGGCACCACCGTGATGCATGAGGGCTTCGTGAACTTCAACGCCGGCACGCTCGGCACCTCCATGGTCGAGGGCCGCATCTCGGCCGGCGTGGTGGTGGGCCACGGCACCGATGTGGGTGGCGGCGCCTCCATCATGGGCACCTTGTCCGGCGGCGGCGTGGCCCGGGTGGCTTTGGGCGAGCGGGTGCTTCTGGGTGCCAACTCGGGCGTGGGCATCAGCATCGGCGACGACTCCGTGGTGGAGGCCGGACTGTATGTCACCGCCGGCACCCGGGTGCGGGTTTTGGGCCCCAAGAACGACGACGGCGAGGAAACCACCGTGATCGTCAAGGCCAGTGAGCTTTCAGGCGTGCCCAATCTGCTGTTCCGCCGCAACTCCACCTCAGGCGGGGTGGAGGTGCTGCCCCGCAAGGGGTCCACGGTGGCACTCAACGAAAGCCTGCATGCCAACTAA
- a CDS encoding amino acid ABC transporter permease, which produces MNVLINNSELFITGFKNTGILFVFSAFFALILGTIVAGMRVSPAPAMRGAGTFYVNAVRNTPLTLILAFFALGYPQLGLPQISFMNAAIVGLSLYTATYVSEAIRSGINTVSVGQSEAARAIGLPFMQTLTLIVLPQAFRSVVPPLFSVFIALLKNTTVAAGFSVLEAGAIRAYLSERGEPLLPGLLWVALIFVVLVLAILTPLQRYLEKKWRVAR; this is translated from the coding sequence GTGAATGTACTTATTAACAACAGCGAACTGTTCATTACCGGGTTTAAGAACACCGGAATCTTGTTTGTTTTTTCCGCGTTCTTTGCCCTGATCTTGGGCACCATCGTCGCCGGCATGCGTGTCTCGCCGGCGCCCGCCATGCGTGGGGCGGGAACGTTTTACGTCAACGCCGTCCGCAACACCCCGCTGACCCTGATCCTGGCCTTTTTCGCCTTGGGCTATCCGCAGCTGGGACTGCCACAGATCAGTTTCATGAATGCCGCCATCGTCGGCCTCTCCCTCTACACGGCCACGTATGTTTCCGAGGCGATCCGCTCCGGTATCAACACCGTCTCCGTGGGCCAGTCCGAGGCCGCCCGCGCCATTGGTTTGCCGTTCATGCAGACGTTGACCTTGATTGTGCTGCCGCAGGCATTCCGTTCGGTGGTGCCGCCGCTGTTTAGTGTGTTCATCGCCTTGCTGAAGAACACCACGGTGGCCGCAGGATTCTCCGTCCTTGAGGCTGGTGCCATCCGCGCCTACCTCAGCGAACGCGGAGAGCCGCTGCTGCCCGGCTTGCTCTGGGTTGCCTTGATCTTTGTGGTTCTGGTGCTGGCCATCCTGACGCCACTGCAACGCTACCTTGAGAAGAAGTGGAGGGTTGCGCGATGA
- the dapE gene encoding succinyl-diaminopimelate desuccinylase encodes MTQIPDAAAPLRPTAQAAPGGHGEGGLGAVVLDLRGDVAELTAALMDIDSVSGNERALADAVEAALAGLGHLRLTRNGDAIVARTELGRSERIILAGHLDTVPLPTTPGSRGTVPSSWDGDVLYGRGATDMKGGVAVQLALAATLTEPTKDLTFIFYDHEEVAAAKSGLGRLVRDNRDLLDADFGILLEPTNGTVEGGCNGTIRFEATTRGLAAHSARAWKGENAIHAAAPILVRLAAYEPATVTVDGLDYRESLNAVKVRGGTAGNVIPDLCVVEINYRFAPDKTPAQAEAHVRSLLEGFDLVCTDSSAGARPGLNAPAAASFVAAVGREPLPKYGWTDVARLSEMGIPAVNFGPGDALLAHSDNEHVHADAIRECLAALTRWLR; translated from the coding sequence ATGACGCAGATCCCCGACGCCGCCGCCCCCCTCCGCCCAACAGCGCAAGCCGCCCCGGGGGGACACGGCGAAGGCGGGCTGGGCGCCGTCGTGCTTGACCTGCGGGGCGACGTGGCCGAGCTGACCGCGGCGCTCATGGACATTGACAGCGTCTCCGGCAACGAGCGGGCGCTGGCCGATGCGGTGGAGGCGGCGCTGGCGGGGCTGGGGCATCTGAGGCTCACACGCAACGGCGATGCCATCGTGGCGCGGACGGAGTTGGGGCGGTCCGAGCGGATCATTTTGGCAGGCCACCTGGACACCGTGCCGCTGCCCACCACCCCGGGATCACGCGGTACGGTGCCCAGCTCCTGGGACGGGGACGTGCTGTACGGGCGCGGCGCCACGGACATGAAGGGCGGGGTGGCGGTGCAGCTGGCGCTCGCAGCCACGCTGACCGAGCCCACGAAAGACCTGACGTTCATCTTTTATGACCATGAGGAAGTGGCCGCTGCCAAGAGCGGGCTGGGCCGGCTGGTACGGGACAACCGGGATCTCCTGGACGCCGACTTTGGGATCCTGCTCGAACCCACCAACGGCACCGTCGAAGGCGGCTGCAACGGCACCATCCGCTTTGAAGCCACCACACGCGGTCTGGCCGCCCACTCGGCGCGGGCGTGGAAGGGGGAGAACGCCATCCACGCGGCGGCGCCCATCCTGGTCCGGCTGGCCGCCTACGAACCGGCCACGGTGACCGTGGACGGGCTCGACTACCGGGAATCCCTCAACGCGGTGAAGGTGCGCGGCGGCACGGCCGGCAATGTCATTCCGGATCTGTGCGTCGTGGAGATCAACTACCGCTTCGCCCCCGACAAAACGCCCGCCCAGGCCGAGGCGCACGTGCGTTCCCTGCTTGAGGGTTTTGACCTGGTCTGCACCGACTCCTCCGCAGGCGCGCGGCCGGGGCTGAATGCGCCGGCTGCGGCGTCGTTTGTTGCGGCGGTGGGCCGGGAACCGCTGCCCAAATACGGCTGGACGGATGTTGCCCGGCTCAGCGAAATGGGGATTCCGGCGGTGAACTTCGGACCCGGCGACGCACTGCTGGCCCACTCCGACAACGAACACGTCCACGCCGACGCCATCCGTGAATGCCTGGCCGCCCTGACCCGCTGGCTGCGCTGA